The Gossypium hirsutum isolate 1008001.06 chromosome D02, Gossypium_hirsutum_v2.1, whole genome shotgun sequence region GTTAAACGGAGGGATTTCGCCGGATATAATATGGCTTGCCGGAAACGCCAAAGATTCTCGCCGGTGATTGCTGGAAACAGTGATTTGTTTGACGCTTTACCCGATGATCTTGTCATTTCCATACTCTCCAAGCTTAGCTCTTCCGCCTCTTGCCCTTCCGATTTCATCAACGTTTTGATTACGTATGCGCATCTTTTCACTGCTCTTTTACGTTTCTTGTTTCAAGACGGGAAagatgtgattttttttttaatgttctgAGGAATTTATTgggttttttttgtgtgtgttgtGTGAGAAACAGATGCAAGAGATTAAATAGTTTTGCACTTCAACCTTTGGTATTATCAAAAGCCTCTTCAAAATTGTTCGCCATTAAAGCTGAAAACTGGTCGGAGTCAGCTCACAGATTCTTGAAGTGTTGCGCCGATGCCGGAAATGTTGAAGCTTGTTACACCCTCGGCATggttagtttttatttttctttactgaTTCTTGCAAGTTCCTTTTCAAGAATATAAACATTCTCTAACAAATGAAGTGTTCTATGATTTGCAATAGATTCGGTTCTACTGTTTGCAAAATCGAGGGAGTGGGGCTTCTCTTATGGCTAAGGCGGCGATTAGTTCTCACGCGCCGGCGCTTTACTCCTTAGCTGTAATTCAGTTCAACGGCAGCGGTGGCTCTAAGAACGATAAGGACCTTAGAGCCGGTGTGGCTTTGTGCGCCCGGGCTGCTTTTCTTGGCCACATCGATGCTTTGCGTGAGCTCGGTCACTGCCTGCAGGACGGGTACGGCGTCCGACAAAACATCACCGAGGGTCGTCGGTTTCTCGTCCAAGCCAACGCCCGAGAGCTTGCGGCGGGTTTATCATCAGCATCTGTTTCAAACATCGCTACGTGCTCTTGGCTCACCTGGAGCCCCCACCCGATCCCCCACCCGACCAACCGTCATCCGAACGTGCCGGGATGCCCGTTGCTGAGTGATTTTGGATGCAATGTACCGGCGCCGGAGGCTCACCCGGCGAACAAGTTCTTAACGGATTGGTTCGGCTCTCGGGACGGGATTCCCGGCCCGGGTTTGAGGCTATGCTCGCACGTTGGTTGTGGGAGGCCGGAGACGAGAAGACACGAGTTCCGCCGGTGTTCGGTTTGTGGTGCCGTGAATTACTGTTCACGCGCTTGCCAGGCGCTCGATTGGAAACTACGCCACAAAGCCGAGTGCGCGCCGGTAGAGCGGTGGCTCGACGAAGAAGGTGTCGGTGGCGACGGAATGGATGAAGTCATTGCCGAAAGCTAAAAATGGTTACGGCGATGTTAACGGCCAGGTTAATATATCAGTTTTAAgacgatataaaaaaaaagaaaaaaaaaggggttaaaatgtaaaaagaaaaagaggccagtttttttccctttatatatatattttttggataAATTTGCTTTTATTATCTTAAGCATATAAACAGCTACAAATACAGTCTGATCAAAACCTTGACAGTGTTTTTGATAATTATACAGCAAAGCTCAGTTAAATGCATGATTAAGGCAGTTTAAGATGGCAGTGATTTATTTACCTCGTAGATTATGAAAATTGGAATTAAGCTGTCATTCTTTACTTGTAGGCATAGAACAAAATTAGGTAGGTGGATGGATGGGATGAATAACCAAACTACCATAAAATTCTGGTTTATAAACTGGCTTAACTTTAGGGTAAAGCTAAGAAGAAATACAATCTTCTTTTTTCCATAGGTAAATTCTTGGTGGAATATATGAGTGGGAGAGACATGCGGATGTtgccttcatttttcttttttaattatgaGAATGCCTTTTAATTTTATCTTcaaccaaaattttttattatcaaattcaTACTGCAgggcatatatatattatgattagAATATAGTGGTAAAGAGGTGGTCCAAGCCCAATCAATGGTATATATAGCAGAAAAAGGATTGAAAGCGTAGTGTACCTACAAAACATTGCATATATTTGACTTCCTTCTTCATCATCTAATCCATTTTCTTAACAACCCCCTTTTCTTTGTCTTAAATAATTAAGATTGTCACATCTGAGCAACCAAAATTTCATAGACTACGCACCCTTTGATGCATTTCTCACACCAATATCCCCCCGCCCCCCCCCCCCATTTTCTGGGCTTAAGCTATCTTTGCCTTGTATTTGTGGATATTCTCATTAACATAAATTTGCGATGACCAAACACGAAAAGATGGCAAACTAATTTACAAATCTTTCTATAATTTCGtgaatttcaagttaaaagcagCTTCCATTCATGcgataattaataataacatctTGTTTCTGATTCTAATTTCAACTATTCTctggtttat contains the following coding sequences:
- the LOC107909844 gene encoding F-box protein At1g67340, yielding MRTRRGLCYPRADVCVDKIVVKRRDFAGYNMACRKRQRFSPVIAGNSDLFDALPDDLVISILSKLSSSASCPSDFINVLITCKRLNSFALQPLVLSKASSKLFAIKAENWSESAHRFLKCCADAGNVEACYTLGMIRFYCLQNRGSGASLMAKAAISSHAPALYSLAVIQFNGSGGSKNDKDLRAGVALCARAAFLGHIDALRELGHCLQDGYGVRQNITEGRRFLVQANARELAAGLSSASVSNIATCSWLTWSPHPIPHPTNRHPNVPGCPLLSDFGCNVPAPEAHPANKFLTDWFGSRDGIPGPGLRLCSHVGCGRPETRRHEFRRCSVCGAVNYCSRACQALDWKLRHKAECAPVERWLDEEGVGGDGMDEVIAES